CAGGCCCGCGATCCGGCGGCGCGCCACTTTCTGGAAGTGCTCCTCTGCTATCCCGGGATGCACGCCCTGTGGGCGCATCGGATAAATCACTTCCTGTGGAAGCACGGGTTCAAGCTCCTCGCGCGCTTTATCGCCCATATCGTTCGGAGGCGGACCGGGGTGGAGATCCACCCCGGCGCGCTGATCGGAAGGCGCGTGGTGATCGACCACGGGATGGGGGTCGTGATCGGGGAGACGGCGGTGATCGGCGACGACGTCCACATGTACTCCGGTGTCGTGATCGGAGCCACCTCGCGCTGCCGCGGCAAGCGCCATCCCACGATCGCGGACGGGGTGGTCATCGGCGCAAACG
This genomic interval from Candidatus Bipolaricaulota bacterium contains the following:
- the cysE gene encoding serine O-acetyltransferase; this translates as MLRRIREDVRAVQARDPAARHFLEVLLCYPGMHALWAHRINHFLWKHGFKLLARFIAHIVRRRTGVEIHPGALIGRRVVIDHGMGVVIGETAVIGDDVHMYSGVVIGATSRCRGKRHPTIADGVVIGANAVLLGPIRVGRRAKIGAGAIVRHDVEAGEVIRAPTALQHRAGVV